The following coding sequences lie in one Quadrisphaera setariae genomic window:
- a CDS encoding Na+/H+ antiporter subunit A — MILLLTAHCAAAALAVPVVRRWGPRGVLLTALAPLAVLAWLVVQWASGTAGSDGSALRESVPWIPDLGVELALRLDPLSAIMVLVVAGVGALVLAYSSGYFAGDSQAGTRQRTVPLLVAFCAVMLVLVLADDLVLLYVAWELTTVLSWLLIGGDGRSRAARYAASQALVVTTAGGLAMLVGIVILAVTTGTTSISGLLADPPAAGGATTAAAVLLLAGAVTKSALLPTTAWLPGAMVAPTPISAYLHAAAMVKAGVYLIARFGPVFTEVPAWRWTIVVLGGATMVVGAWRALRQHDLKLLLAHGTVSELGFIALLVGAGGRTGAIAGTGLLLAHAMFKSCLFMVVGAIDHGAHTRDLRKLSGLARRAPALLVASVLAAGSMAGFPPLLGFITHEAAFEGFVAGGGWPPGASAGADLFVLVVLLVGSVLTAAYSARFVWGAFATRELPEGAPDPDAFHAPSAVMVLPLLVAAGGGLFTGLFPGPVDGVVAAATAGYPAGEEGYYLALWHGVTPTLALSGVALGLGAVLFAARARVEVVQRRLDVPALAALTGGRLQDRARGWIDAAAASTTLVYQRGSLPQYVLTAAAVLVLGPGSALVVATATGAWPAVWRWWDEPVQAALVVVALGTAVATAASRNRRAAFVMAGVSGYAVAGLFVVAGAPDVALTQALVESVTLAAAVLVLRGLPPTFEPSPDSLVNGPKPWLRAVLAVSAGAVASLLAAVALGAREAVPASVDFARLAKQLGYGENVVNVTLVDLRAWDTFGEITVLTVAATGVASLVFLRHRTGRAPRMRSGAGPGPSGSPAATRPTGATTVASTWRSSQDFAPGPDAAPSTRWLPAVKTLAPARRSLLLEIVVRLVFGTVLVLSVYLLFAGHNLPGGGFAAGLVTGLALFLRYLAGGRYELGEAARVDVGVLLGSGLLIAAASAGVPLLLGGQATQTADTYLHVPLLGEVHLVSSLAFDVGVYLVVVGTVLDVLRSLGAGIDAQQEEIEADPAAVHDQEDGDDDGEPGPDEMPGPGTEADGAAPVDLATADAEDAEETDPAGVEGVGGRGGDPAGAGAR, encoded by the coding sequence ATGATCCTGCTGCTGACGGCGCACTGCGCCGCCGCTGCCCTGGCCGTGCCCGTCGTGCGCCGCTGGGGTCCTCGAGGGGTCCTCCTGACGGCTCTGGCGCCGCTGGCCGTCCTGGCGTGGCTCGTCGTGCAGTGGGCGTCCGGCACGGCCGGCTCCGACGGGTCGGCGCTGCGCGAGTCCGTCCCGTGGATCCCCGACCTGGGCGTCGAGCTGGCGCTCCGCCTCGACCCGCTCTCGGCGATCATGGTGCTGGTGGTGGCCGGCGTCGGCGCCCTGGTGCTCGCCTACTCCTCCGGCTACTTCGCCGGAGACTCCCAGGCCGGCACGCGGCAGCGGACGGTGCCGCTGCTCGTGGCGTTCTGCGCGGTCATGCTCGTGCTCGTCCTCGCCGACGACCTCGTGCTGCTCTACGTGGCCTGGGAGCTCACCACGGTGCTGTCGTGGCTGCTCATCGGCGGTGACGGGAGGTCACGGGCCGCCAGGTACGCCGCGAGCCAGGCGCTCGTGGTCACCACCGCCGGCGGGCTGGCGATGCTCGTGGGCATCGTCATCCTCGCGGTGACCACCGGCACGACGTCGATCAGCGGCCTCCTGGCCGACCCGCCGGCGGCTGGCGGCGCCACCACCGCGGCGGCGGTGCTCCTGCTCGCGGGGGCGGTCACCAAGTCCGCGCTGCTGCCCACCACGGCCTGGCTGCCGGGCGCGATGGTGGCCCCCACGCCCATCAGCGCCTACCTGCACGCCGCGGCGATGGTGAAGGCCGGCGTCTACCTCATCGCCCGCTTCGGCCCGGTGTTCACCGAGGTCCCGGCCTGGCGCTGGACGATCGTCGTCCTCGGTGGCGCCACGATGGTCGTCGGGGCCTGGCGCGCGCTGCGCCAGCACGACCTCAAGCTGCTGCTCGCCCACGGCACCGTCAGCGAGCTGGGCTTCATCGCGCTGCTGGTCGGCGCGGGGGGCCGCACCGGGGCCATCGCCGGCACCGGGCTGCTGCTCGCGCACGCCATGTTCAAGTCGTGCCTGTTCATGGTGGTCGGCGCCATCGACCACGGCGCCCACACCCGCGACCTGCGCAAGCTGTCGGGCCTGGCCCGCCGGGCACCGGCGCTGCTCGTCGCCTCCGTCCTCGCCGCCGGGTCGATGGCGGGCTTCCCGCCCCTGCTCGGCTTCATCACCCACGAGGCCGCCTTCGAGGGCTTCGTCGCCGGCGGCGGGTGGCCGCCGGGCGCCTCCGCGGGGGCCGACCTCTTCGTGCTCGTGGTGCTGCTGGTCGGCTCGGTGCTGACGGCGGCGTACAGCGCCCGCTTCGTGTGGGGGGCCTTCGCCACCCGCGAGCTGCCCGAGGGCGCGCCCGACCCCGACGCCTTCCACGCGCCCAGCGCCGTGATGGTGCTCCCGCTGCTCGTCGCCGCAGGGGGTGGGCTGTTCACGGGCCTCTTCCCCGGCCCGGTCGACGGCGTCGTCGCTGCGGCCACCGCCGGCTACCCCGCGGGTGAGGAGGGCTACTACCTGGCCCTGTGGCACGGCGTCACCCCCACGCTGGCCCTCTCCGGCGTCGCCCTCGGCCTGGGAGCCGTGCTCTTCGCCGCTCGCGCCCGCGTGGAGGTGGTGCAGCGCCGCCTCGACGTGCCTGCCCTGGCCGCGCTCACCGGAGGGCGCCTGCAGGACCGCGCCCGCGGCTGGATCGACGCCGCGGCCGCCTCCACCACGCTGGTCTACCAGCGCGGGTCGCTGCCCCAGTACGTGCTCACCGCGGCCGCCGTCCTGGTGCTCGGCCCCGGCTCCGCGCTCGTCGTGGCCACCGCCACCGGCGCCTGGCCCGCGGTGTGGCGCTGGTGGGACGAGCCGGTGCAGGCAGCCCTCGTGGTCGTGGCCCTCGGCACAGCGGTCGCCACCGCCGCCAGCAGGAACCGGCGGGCGGCCTTCGTCATGGCCGGGGTGTCGGGCTACGCCGTGGCCGGGCTCTTCGTGGTGGCCGGCGCCCCCGACGTCGCCCTCACCCAGGCGCTCGTGGAGAGCGTGACCCTCGCCGCCGCCGTCCTGGTGCTCCGCGGCCTGCCGCCCACCTTCGAGCCCTCACCGGACAGCCTCGTCAACGGCCCGAAGCCGTGGCTGCGGGCCGTGCTGGCCGTCAGCGCGGGTGCGGTCGCCTCGCTGCTCGCGGCGGTCGCCCTGGGCGCCCGCGAGGCCGTCCCCGCCTCGGTCGACTTCGCCCGTCTCGCCAAGCAGCTGGGGTACGGCGAGAACGTGGTCAACGTGACCCTGGTCGACCTGCGCGCCTGGGACACCTTCGGCGAGATCACCGTGCTGACGGTCGCCGCGACCGGCGTGGCCAGCCTCGTCTTCCTGCGCCACCGCACGGGGCGGGCCCCCCGCATGCGCTCCGGCGCCGGTCCGGGTCCCAGCGGCTCGCCTGCGGCGACGCGGCCGACGGGAGCCACCACGGTCGCCTCCACCTGGCGCTCCTCGCAGGACTTCGCACCCGGCCCCGACGCCGCGCCGTCCACCCGCTGGCTGCCGGCGGTGAAGACCCTCGCCCCGGCGCGCCGCAGCCTGCTGCTGGAGATCGTCGTCCGGCTGGTCTTCGGCACCGTCCTGGTCCTGTCGGTGTACCTGCTCTTCGCCGGCCACAACCTCCCCGGCGGTGGCTTCGCCGCGGGGCTCGTCACGGGCCTGGCCCTCTTCCTGCGCTACCTCGCGGGCGGTCGCTACGAGCTGGGCGAGGCCGCCCGGGTGGACGTCGGCGTGCTGCTGGGATCCGGCCTGCTCATCGCGGCCGCCTCAGCGGGCGTGCCGCTGCTGCTCGGCGGCCAGGCGACCCAGACGGCCGACACCTACCTGCACGTGCCGCTGCTGGGCGAGGTGCACCTGGTGAGCTCCCTCGCCTTCGACGTGGGGGTCTACCTCGTGGTGGTGGGCACCGTCCTCGACGTCCTGCGCAGCCTGGGAGCCGGCATCGACGCGCAGCAGGAGGAGATCGAGGCCGACCCCGCCGCCGTCCACGACCAGGAGGACGGCGACGACGACGGCGAGCCCGGCCCCGACGAGATGCCGGGCCCCGGCACCGAGGCCGACGGCGCCGCACCGGTCGACCTGGCCACCGCTGACGCGGAGGACGCCGAGGAGACCGACCCCGCCGGCGTCGAGGGCGTCGGCGGTCGTGGCGGCGACCCCGCGGGGGCGGGTGCCCGGTGA
- a CDS encoding NADH-quinone oxidoreductase subunit K, with protein MSPTIVLTLAIGGLVATGVYLLTSRHLTRVVLGVLVAGNGVNLLIIAAAGRAGRAPVLDPDGEITLETAAEASDPLPQALVLTAIVITFAVTAFLLAMAYRTSRIEGTKGDDVVRDTSPQGRSRGEAAPPGEASASADSVDGPDGAPVPEGAESAPGGSGGPVLGAGNRPAVRGDDAETEGAKA; from the coding sequence GTGAGCCCGACGATCGTCCTGACCCTCGCCATCGGCGGCCTCGTCGCCACCGGGGTCTACCTGCTGACCTCCCGCCACCTCACCCGCGTGGTGCTCGGGGTGCTCGTGGCGGGCAACGGCGTGAACCTGCTGATCATCGCGGCCGCGGGCCGCGCCGGCCGGGCTCCCGTGCTCGACCCCGACGGAGAGATCACCCTCGAGACCGCTGCCGAGGCGAGCGACCCGCTGCCGCAGGCCCTCGTGCTGACGGCCATCGTCATCACCTTCGCCGTGACGGCGTTCCTGCTGGCCATGGCCTACCGCACCAGCCGCATCGAGGGGACCAAGGGCGACGACGTCGTCCGCGACACCAGCCCCCAGGGCCGCTCGCGCGGCGAGGCGGCCCCCCCGGGTGAGGCGAGCGCGAGCGCCGACAGCGTCGACGGCCCCGACGGCGCGCCGGTCCCGGAGGGCGCCGAGAGCGCACCCGGTGGCAGCGGCGGCCCGGTGCTGGGGGCGGGCAACCGCCCCGCCGTCCGCGGAGACGACGCCGAGACCGAGGGGGCGAAGGCCTGA
- a CDS encoding Na+/H+ antiporter subunit D: MRVLLPLAVLLPVLGAALTLVLGSHPVWQRWVSVAVLSGVTATAAALLVGAATDGPQSVVLGAWPAGVGISLVADRLSALMLLTSSVVTLSVMLFSVGQGSTGDTERTPVSIYHPTFLTLSAGVSIAFLAGDLFNLYVGFEVLLVSSYVLLTLGGTAARVRAGMTYVVVSIVSSLLFLSAIGLVYAATGTVSMADLPGRLSGLPLAVAVALQLALLLAFGLKAAAFPLSGWLPDSYPTAAAPVAAVFAGLLTKIGVYAIFRTQTVLFGGVQTAAVTTALVVVAVATMLVGILGAIAQNDLKRLMSFTLVSHIGYMLFGVALGSEAALGAAVFYAVHHILVQTALFLVVGLVERAAGTTSLRRLGGLGGAAPGIALLFLLPALNLAGIPPFSGFVGKLALLRAGAADGGLSAWVLVVAGVVTSLLTLYAISRAWAATFWSGRATRLDPEVSPEAAAARAHRVPPAMVAAAAGVVVVVTALTFVAGPLLDLSNGAARDTLDVPQYTSVIGGLDVAGVDGSGGTDSGEKAP; this comes from the coding sequence ATGCGCGTGCTCCTCCCCCTCGCCGTCCTCCTGCCCGTGCTGGGTGCCGCGCTGACGCTCGTGCTGGGCAGCCACCCGGTGTGGCAGCGCTGGGTGAGCGTCGCGGTGCTCTCCGGTGTGACGGCCACCGCTGCGGCGCTGCTCGTGGGAGCGGCCACCGACGGTCCGCAGTCGGTGGTGCTGGGCGCCTGGCCCGCGGGCGTCGGCATCTCGCTGGTGGCCGACAGGCTCTCAGCGCTCATGCTGCTCACCTCGTCCGTGGTCACGCTGTCGGTGATGCTCTTCTCGGTCGGGCAGGGCAGCACCGGAGACACCGAGCGGACCCCGGTCTCGATCTACCACCCGACGTTCCTCACGCTGTCCGCCGGCGTCTCCATCGCCTTCCTCGCCGGTGACCTCTTCAACCTCTACGTGGGGTTCGAGGTGCTGCTGGTCAGCAGCTACGTGCTGCTGACCCTCGGCGGCACGGCGGCGCGCGTGCGGGCGGGCATGACGTACGTCGTCGTCTCGATCGTCTCCTCGCTGCTGTTCCTCTCCGCCATCGGCCTGGTCTACGCGGCCACGGGGACGGTCTCCATGGCCGACCTGCCGGGGCGCCTGTCGGGCCTGCCGCTGGCGGTGGCCGTCGCGCTGCAGCTGGCGCTCCTGCTGGCCTTCGGCCTCAAGGCCGCGGCGTTCCCGCTGTCGGGGTGGCTGCCCGACAGCTACCCCACGGCAGCGGCGCCGGTGGCCGCCGTCTTCGCGGGCCTGCTGACCAAGATCGGCGTCTACGCCATCTTCCGCACCCAGACCGTGCTCTTCGGCGGGGTGCAGACCGCCGCGGTGACCACCGCGCTCGTGGTGGTGGCGGTGGCCACCATGCTCGTGGGCATCCTCGGCGCCATCGCCCAGAACGACCTCAAGCGCCTCATGTCGTTCACGCTGGTCAGCCACATCGGCTACATGCTCTTCGGCGTCGCGCTGGGCAGCGAGGCAGCGCTGGGCGCGGCGGTGTTCTACGCCGTCCACCACATCCTCGTGCAGACCGCGCTGTTCCTCGTGGTGGGCCTGGTGGAGCGGGCGGCGGGCACCACCTCGCTGCGCCGGCTCGGCGGCCTCGGGGGAGCAGCGCCGGGCATCGCCCTGCTCTTCCTGCTCCCGGCCCTCAACCTCGCCGGCATCCCGCCGTTCTCCGGCTTCGTCGGCAAGCTGGCGCTGCTGCGTGCGGGCGCTGCAGACGGCGGCCTGTCCGCCTGGGTGCTCGTGGTGGCCGGCGTGGTGACGAGCCTGCTCACCCTCTACGCCATCTCCCGGGCGTGGGCGGCGACCTTCTGGTCAGGCCGCGCCACCCGCCTCGACCCCGAGGTGAGCCCCGAAGCCGCCGCCGCCCGGGCCCACCGCGTGCCCCCGGCCATGGTCGCCGCTGCTGCGGGCGTCGTGGTGGTGGTCACCGCGCTGACCTTCGTGGCGGGCCCCCTGCTCGACCTCTCGAACGGCGCCGCGCGCGACACGCTCGACGTGCCGCAGTACACCTCCGTGATCGGCGGGCTCGACGTCGCCGGGGTCGACGGCAGCGGTGGCACCGACAGCGGGGAGAAGGCGCCGTGA
- a CDS encoding Na+/H+ antiporter subunit E, with translation MNQRTGTPAAGSSHAANPTRPGWRGRLPHRRQLPILVWMVVFWCGLWGSVSPLVVVGGVLVALALVAVFPMPTLPPAPRPSLVGSVRLALFVVYDLLRSSLQVAWFAVRPGPVPASAIVAAPLRSRSDAMIAATAELLSLVPGTLVVDIDVPSGTLYLHALVTGDPERVGDDVREQVRRMEERVLAALAPGALRDGTDVADDVREAQR, from the coding sequence GTGAACCAGCGGACCGGCACTCCGGCCGCCGGCAGCAGCCACGCCGCCAACCCCACTCGTCCTGGCTGGCGGGGGCGCCTGCCCCACCGCCGCCAGCTGCCCATCCTCGTGTGGATGGTCGTCTTCTGGTGCGGCCTGTGGGGCTCGGTCAGCCCGCTGGTGGTGGTGGGCGGCGTGCTCGTCGCCCTGGCCCTCGTGGCGGTGTTCCCGATGCCCACCCTGCCCCCGGCGCCGCGCCCCTCGCTGGTCGGGTCGGTGCGCCTGGCGCTCTTCGTGGTCTACGACCTGCTGCGCTCCAGCCTCCAGGTGGCCTGGTTCGCCGTGCGCCCCGGCCCCGTGCCCGCCAGCGCCATCGTCGCCGCGCCGCTGCGGTCCCGGTCGGACGCGATGATCGCCGCGACGGCGGAGCTGCTCAGCCTGGTGCCCGGCACGCTCGTGGTCGACATCGACGTCCCCAGCGGCACCCTGTACCTGCACGCCCTCGTCACGGGAGACCCCGAGAGGGTCGGCGACGACGTCCGCGAGCAGGTGCGGCGCATGGAGGAGCGGGTGCTCGCCGCGCTGGCGCCCGGAGCGCTGCGCGACGGGACGGACGTGGCTGACGACGTGAGGGAGGCGCAGCGCTGA
- a CDS encoding monovalent cation/H+ antiporter complex subunit F, protein MGVVTDVALGILLVSALLVVVRLVRGPTTLDRAAAADVFVAILLCGVAVLVARRGSTVFVPVLLALSLLGFASSVAVVRFLGREDPVERPDEHSAEGTDAREQQGGTP, encoded by the coding sequence ATGGGGGTCGTGACCGACGTCGCGCTGGGGATCCTGCTGGTGTCCGCGCTGCTCGTGGTGGTGCGGCTCGTGCGCGGCCCGACCACGCTCGACCGCGCCGCCGCCGCCGACGTCTTCGTGGCGATCCTGCTGTGCGGTGTCGCGGTGCTGGTGGCGCGGCGCGGCTCCACGGTGTTCGTCCCCGTGCTCCTGGCGCTGTCGCTGCTGGGCTTCGCCAGCTCGGTGGCGGTCGTGCGCTTCCTCGGCCGCGAGGACCCGGTGGAGCGCCCCGACGAGCACTCCGCCGAGGGCACCGACGCCCGCGAGCAGCAGGGAGGCACCCCGTGA
- the mnhG gene encoding monovalent cation/H(+) antiporter subunit G codes for MSAWDWVSAVLLLSGSLLALAAGIGMLRFPDLWMRMHAGTKPQVLGLLLVLAGVEIQLVPDASAVVALLFVGLFQLVTAPVASHLLARAGHRSGVVPRDQLVQDDLRVFELECAAGEHPASSPPKDPTPSS; via the coding sequence GTGAGCGCCTGGGACTGGGTCTCGGCGGTGCTGCTGCTGTCGGGCTCGCTGCTGGCGCTGGCCGCCGGCATCGGCATGCTGCGCTTCCCCGACCTGTGGATGCGGATGCACGCGGGCACCAAGCCCCAGGTGCTGGGGCTGCTGCTGGTGCTGGCAGGGGTGGAGATCCAGCTGGTCCCCGACGCGAGCGCCGTCGTCGCGCTGCTGTTCGTGGGGCTGTTCCAGCTGGTCACCGCGCCGGTCGCGAGCCACCTGCTGGCCCGCGCCGGCCACCGGTCCGGAGTGGTCCCCCGCGACCAGCTGGTGCAGGACGACCTGCGCGTCTTCGAGCTGGAGTGCGCGGCGGGCGAGCACCCGGCGTCGTCACCCCCGAAGGACCCGACCCCCTCCTCGTGA
- a CDS encoding glutathione-independent formaldehyde dehydrogenase produces MKALVYNGPRDVTVTEVPDARIEAPTDVIVKITSTNICGSDLHMYEGRTDVEQGKTLGHENTGIVEEVGSGITRLKKGDRVSLPFNIACGHCRNCNRGKTAFCLEVNPGMAGGAFGYADMGPYQGGQAEYLRVPFADFNALRLPGGADSREHELDYAMLSDIFPTGWHGTRLSGLEPGESVVVMGAGPVGIMAALSARIQGADQVYVVDQHADRLALAEQAGATPVDFSQGDPVEQVMEATGGVGVDRGVEAVGWQAHDHSGEEHPAGTLDTLVQVVRATGGIGVVGVFPPQDPNGPDPLMQEGRMAFPFGAFFTKGLTMGTGQADVKRYNRQLRDLITQGKASPGFIVSHELDLAQAADGYQHFDAREDGWTKVVLHP; encoded by the coding sequence ATGAAGGCACTCGTCTACAACGGCCCCCGCGACGTCACGGTCACCGAGGTGCCCGACGCCAGGATCGAGGCGCCCACCGACGTCATCGTCAAGATCACGTCCACGAACATCTGCGGCTCCGACCTCCACATGTACGAGGGGCGCACCGACGTGGAGCAGGGCAAGACCCTCGGCCACGAGAACACGGGGATCGTCGAGGAGGTCGGCTCCGGCATCACCCGCTTGAAGAAGGGCGACCGCGTCTCCCTCCCCTTCAACATCGCCTGCGGGCACTGCCGCAACTGCAACCGCGGCAAGACGGCGTTCTGCCTCGAGGTGAACCCGGGGATGGCGGGCGGTGCCTTCGGCTACGCCGACATGGGTCCCTACCAGGGCGGGCAGGCCGAGTACCTGCGCGTGCCGTTCGCCGACTTCAACGCCCTCCGCCTGCCCGGCGGCGCTGACAGCCGAGAGCACGAGCTCGACTACGCGATGCTGTCGGACATCTTCCCCACCGGCTGGCACGGCACGCGCCTGTCGGGGCTCGAGCCGGGGGAGTCCGTGGTGGTCATGGGTGCCGGCCCGGTGGGGATCATGGCGGCCCTGTCGGCGCGGATCCAGGGCGCCGACCAGGTCTACGTGGTGGACCAGCACGCTGACCGGCTCGCGCTGGCCGAGCAGGCGGGTGCCACGCCGGTCGACTTCTCCCAGGGCGATCCGGTGGAGCAGGTCATGGAGGCCACGGGAGGTGTCGGGGTGGACCGCGGTGTCGAGGCCGTGGGCTGGCAGGCCCACGACCACTCGGGGGAGGAGCACCCCGCCGGCACCCTGGACACGCTCGTCCAGGTGGTCCGGGCCACCGGCGGCATCGGCGTGGTGGGCGTGTTCCCGCCCCAGGACCCCAACGGTCCCGACCCGCTCATGCAGGAGGGGCGCATGGCCTTCCCCTTCGGCGCCTTCTTCACCAAGGGACTGACCATGGGCACCGGCCAGGCCGACGTGAAGCGCTACAACCGACAGCTGCGCGACCTCATCACGCAGGGCAAGGCCTCACCGGGCTTCATCGTCAGCCACGAGCTGGACCTGGCGCAGGCCGCCGACGGCTACCAGCACTTCGACGCTCGCGAGGACGGGTGGACGAAGGTCGTGCTGCACCCCTGA
- a CDS encoding NAD-dependent epimerase/dehydratase family protein encodes MKVLVTGASGLLGGTTAAALVARGHEVTTFQRRPSGVEGVRDVQGDMSDPAAVRRACEGVDAVVHLAAKVALTGPEEEYRAVNVEGTRALLAGAREAGATRYVQVSSPSVAHVGSSLVGEGAGTADPEHARGPYARTKAAAELIALAADAPGFAVVAVRPHIVWGPGDTQLVGRVVERARVGRMVVIGDGTALIDTTYMDDAADAIVAALDHATDDDAHGRAFVISSAQPRTVGELLAKMAVAGGAPAPTRRIPTRAASAAGHAVEAVWRGLRAAGHPLGAEEPPLTSFLAEQLGTAHWFDQRETQRVLQWAPKVDLDEGFRRVAAWYAEHDPR; translated from the coding sequence GTGAAGGTGCTCGTGACCGGCGCCAGCGGTCTGCTCGGCGGGACCACCGCCGCCGCCCTCGTGGCCCGCGGCCACGAGGTGACGACCTTCCAGCGGCGCCCCAGCGGCGTCGAGGGCGTGCGCGACGTGCAGGGCGACATGTCCGACCCCGCCGCCGTGCGCCGCGCCTGCGAGGGCGTCGACGCCGTGGTCCACCTGGCGGCCAAGGTCGCGCTGACCGGACCGGAGGAGGAGTACCGGGCGGTCAACGTCGAGGGGACGCGCGCGCTGCTCGCCGGCGCCCGCGAGGCCGGGGCCACCCGGTACGTGCAGGTCTCCTCGCCGTCGGTGGCGCACGTGGGCTCGTCGCTGGTGGGCGAGGGCGCCGGCACGGCCGACCCCGAGCACGCCCGCGGTCCCTACGCCCGCACCAAGGCCGCCGCCGAACTCATCGCCCTGGCGGCGGACGCTCCCGGGTTCGCCGTGGTCGCGGTGCGACCGCACATCGTGTGGGGCCCGGGCGACACCCAGCTGGTCGGGCGCGTGGTCGAGCGCGCCCGCGTGGGCCGCATGGTGGTCATCGGTGACGGCACCGCCCTCATCGACACCACGTACATGGACGACGCCGCCGACGCGATCGTGGCTGCCCTCGACCACGCCACCGACGACGACGCGCACGGCCGCGCCTTCGTCATCTCCAGCGCCCAGCCCCGCACGGTGGGTGAGCTGCTGGCCAAGATGGCCGTGGCCGGTGGGGCGCCCGCCCCCACCAGGCGCATCCCCACCCGGGCCGCCAGCGCCGCTGGGCACGCCGTCGAGGCGGTCTGGAGGGGCCTGCGCGCCGCGGGGCACCCCCTCGGCGCCGAGGAGCCGCCGCTGACGAGCTTCCTGGCCGAGCAGCTGGGCACCGCCCACTGGTTCGACCAGCGCGAGACCCAGCGGGTGCTGCAGTGGGCTCCGAAGGTCGACCTCGACGAGGGCTTCCGCCGCGTCGCCGCCTGGTACGCGGAGCACGACCCCCGCTGA